CCGCCGACGATGCAGAGTTGGTGGAGAGCTTCGCTGCCGCTGGCATGGATCTCGCTCGCATCAACTGCGCCCACGACGGCCCTGAGCAGTGGAGCCGCATGATTGACAACGTCAATGCTGCAGCTGAGAAGGCCGGTCGCCGCATCTTCGTGTCCATGGATCTGGCTGGCCCGAAGCTGCGCACGGGCGATATCGAACCGGGGCCGCGTGTGGGGCGCGCCCGTGTTGTGCGTGACGACGCCGGCACGGTCATCTCCAAGTCCAAGATTTGGCTGACTCCACGGCTGGATGAGCACCCCAAGCCAGCTCCGAGCGATTTGCCGGGGCGTCCCGCACTGCCGCTGGAAGCAGATCAGGGGTGGTTGGAGCAGCTGCAGCTCGAGGACGTCATCACGCTGCATGACTCCCGCTCGGCCAAGCGTCACTTCACCGTTGTGCGCATCGACACCGACTCCGAGGGCGAGGTCGAGGCTGTCCTCGCCGAGGGGGAGAAGAACGCGTGGATCGCCGAGGGCACACACCTGCGGAGCAACTACGAGGTCACGCGCGCTGGTGGTGTGCCACCGACCGTGCAAAAGCTGCGTTTCCACACTGGGGATGAGTTTATTCTCACCAGCCGTGAGGAAATCACCACCATTCCACGCACCGACGATGAAATTCCACGCGTCTCCTGTTCGCTGCCGTCTGCCGTGGCGGCTCTGAAACCGGGCGATCCGGTACTTTTCGACGACGGTGCACTTGGCGCTGAGGTGGTTGAGGTCTCCGAGACGTCGTCAAGCGAAGATAGTCACGTCGATGCCCGGCTGCGTGTCCTGCGTACGAAGCCGAATGGTCAGCCGCTGGCGGCGCATAAGGGCATCAATCTGCCGAACACCGACCTGCCGCTCAATTCGCTTACCGACGAAGACATTGAGCACCTGCGCTTTGTGGTGGAGCATGCGGATATTGCTGCGGTGAGCTTTATTCGCACGCAGGGGGATGCTGAGTACGTCTACAAGGTGCTCGATGAGATTACGGCAGAACATGAGGCTGCGGGCCGCGAGGACCTGGCGTCGAAGGCTCGGAATCTGGGTGTTGTGCTGAAGATTGAGACTATTCCGGCATTCCAGAATCTGCCGGGAATCATCATCGCCAGCATGAAGCGCGCCAAGTCCGGTCTGATGATTGCTCGTGGTGACCTGGCTGTGGAGCTGGGCTTCGACCGTATGGGTGAGGTCCCAGGCCAGATTCTGACGCTGGCGCAGGCAGCCGGTGTGCCGACCATTCTGGGTACTCAGGTGCTGGAGAACATGGCCAAGGCCGGCCTGCCGTCCCGCGCGGAGATTACCGATGCGGCCTTCGCCCTGCGTGCCGAGTGCGTGATGCTGAACAAGGGGCCGCATATTACCGAGGCCATCGCGATTTTGAACAACCTGGCCCGGAAGATGGGGCGTTCGCAGCGTAAGAGCCGCATCATGCTGCGGAAGATTCGCAGCTGGTCGGACTAGTGGCTGGGTTAGGGGCCGGGCTAGTTTAGGTAGGTTAGGGGGAGCGCACCTAAAAACACCGTGGGAGAAAAGACTGCGGAAGAAGCCGGCCGCGCGTACGAGAGGAGCCCTGCGGAAAATGTCTAATGAACAGGCAGAAAACGCGGGGTGGGCTGTGCCGCCGCAGTCTCCAAAACAGCAGCCACAGCAGTCCCCACCTCAGGTGGTGCTGCCACCGCAGCAGAGCTGGCAGCCGACTGTCTCGGATTCGGCCATCACAGGTGCGACGCCGCGCTGGAAGGCCGATGAGATTGTTCGCAAGCGTGCGGACAGCGTCTTTCGATGGGCAATGAGCGGCGCCGGAGTATTCGCCGCATTTACCGTATTCATCTGGATGAGCATCCTGAGCCCCGGCCAGGATTTGGTGGTTTCCCTCCTCGGCGAATTGGGAGCATGGGCTTTCGGTCTCTGCGGAATGGTTTCCCTCATTGGTCTGGGTTTTTCGGTCTACAAGACTCTCCAGGTGCTGCGTGACCGCGCAACGTATGCCCGCCCACTGCTGTCGCGCACGGCAACGGATGTGCGCACGATGCACATGTGGCCAGTGCGCAACATCACGGGGCCCGTGGTCGCGTTGGCTGAAACAGGAGTCACTGCCGTAATGAGGCCAGGTCGCTTTATCTGGTATCTGGCCTGCGTTTTGTGGCCCCTTGCAACGGGTTGGTTTATCGCTGCCGACGTGTCCAGGACATACTTCCAGGCCGGAATCATCACTGTTTTAGCTTGTGTGACAACTGCCCTTACGGCGCGGCTACTCCGCTACGTGTTGGCTCCCGAGGAAGTGCATCGCAACATTCCCGTTGGGGCAGGTCGCGAGTGCACCCAGCCCGGTTTTTGGTCCAAGGGCTTCATCCCCAGCGAAGCTACCGATGAACAAGGGGAGGCGGGCGCGTTGGCCGTCGACAAGCAGCTTTTCGAAGGAACGGCGAGCGAATTCGTCGACGATTTTTATAAGTAGCCCAGGCAGTCGCGAATTACGGACTGCGAATAGGTATTCTGTGGCCTTGTGGGAAAGAAATCTCGTAAGAAGAATAATCAGGCCCCGGAGGGCATGAGCCGCCGTCAGGCGAAGCTGGCAGCCCGCGCTGCTGAGCGTGCAGCGTTGCTGGGCAATCCGCGTCCGTTCAAAGACTTCGACGAAGAGGCTGACATCGTGGCTGTCCGCGAGTTCGCTCCGGCTGTGGTCATTCCGGTCACGGTCGCTGACGCTGAGCGTGACATCAAGCTCTGCACCGTGCTGCCGGGTGGCGTAGCCGCACTGACGCGTGCCGCTGACCAGGGCAATGAGGCTTTCGTCGCGCTGCAGACGCAGGCTCGCACCAATGACGGCGCTGCGGATCTCTCCCGTGCGCTGGCATGGGCTCGCGATGCAGAGCCGGGTCAGCAGCTCTCGGCCGCTACTGACGGCGAGGCTGCACCGCTTACCGACGTCCTGACCGCCGTGGATCTCGACAACATGGAGGTCCACCAGGACTTCGAGTGGTGGATTCCCAAGGGCATTGAACGCACCCCGATGATCGAGCAGAACCTGGCCGTGGCTAACGACGCGATTCTCCCGTCATACCGCCTGGATGCGAAGGCCGCTGGTGCTGTGTGGTGGATTGATCCGGGCGAGCGCGCCCACATCCGCTGGGTGCGTCGTGAAGATGAGAAGCCGCTGCTGGATGCCTTGGCACGCGTGCACGCTGCGGACAACCTCTCGCTGGGCGAGGGCACGAAGTTCGCCGGTGTCTTCCGTACCGATGGCGTGCTGGTGCCGGTCTGGGACCTGGATAACACCAAGCCGCACGACCACTGGATTGCTGCCGTGGAAGAGGCCGACAAGCGTATCGCTGAGGCGCTGGCCAGCGAAGAGCCGCTGACCGCCGAGGAGCGTAAGTCCCGTGAGACCATCGTGTCCCGTCAGGTGACCATTCGGAACTAGGCGGAACTGGTTTAAGAACTAACGCGTGTGGCTCAGCGAAAAGCTGAGCCACACGCGTTAGTTGTCTCTAAGTTATCTGAAGCAGTTTTAGCTACTCTCTTGGCTATCTCAGCTCCGCAAAAAGTGTTGGCGCTTCGATTTCGTCCCAGAGCAGCACATTGCCCGCATAACCGGTATCCATGGCGCCTGAGGTGGGCACGGTAAGAGAATCGGAACCGAACAGCATGCGCAACATCAGCCAGGTCAGATTCCAGACATGGTCACCATCGCCGACGAGCACGGCCTTAGTGCCAGCATTGGCCAGGCGAATCCAGCGGTAGGGGTTGAGCCATACCGCAGGTGACTTCAGCCGTCCCATCAGCGCACTCATGAATTCACGCTGCCGCTCTACGCGGTCCAAGTCTCCCTGGGCGGTAGCACGCGTGCGCACGTAACCCAGGGCACTCGCGCCATCGAATTTCTGGCAACCGGCCTGAATATTCAGGCCTGCCAGCGGGTCGTCGATGGCTTCTTCAGGGCACATTTCGATGCCACCGACAGCGTCGACGACACCGGCGAAACCGCCAAAGCCAATTTCGGCGTAGTGGTCGATGTGAATCCCAGTGTTTTTCTCTACGGTGTCGATGAGCAACTGGGGGCCACCAAATGCGAATGCCGCATTGATCTTGTTTTTGTCATTGCCCGGGATATCCACGAAGGAGTCACGCGGGATACTGACCAACTTCGGCTTACCGAACACCGGAATGTGGGCAATCATGATGGTGTCTGTGCGCTGGCCGAAATCACCACTGCCCGTCGACAGCTTGGCGGCATCTTCCTCTGACAAGCCCGTACGAGAGTCCGAACCGACGAGCAACCAGTTGGAGGACATCGTATTGGCAGGGCGATTTGTCAGACCTGAGAACGCGTCGACCCTGGTCAGGCGGATGTCGACAAGTGCCATCGTGGCGACAAGGAAGATGACGACAACCAGGATGATGGATTTAAAGCGCAAGCGTGGCAGCCGCATGCGTCGCGTGTGGAAGCTCGACCTGGCACCGGCTCCGCCACGACTGCTGCGGCGTCCACCACGGCCAGAACTCGCTGCTTGTGGGGCACTGTAGTAGTCCTGCGACGAACCCTGCGAGGAAGATTGGAAATCCGCATCCGGGTTATAGCCGGGTGGAGGAAACCGCGGATCGCTGCCAGCGCGTCCGCTACCGGTCCGGTTCATCGGTGGACGGGACTCAATGCGCGTTTCGTTCAGTGGCGCCTGCCGACGTTCTGGTTGCGGCCTAGACCTGCGTGGAGGCATAGGCGCTGGGCGGGCTGCCCCTGCCCGAGAACGGCGGTCAGGGCGGGGAGGGATGGGGCGTCGTGAAGCGCCACGCGAATCGGCCTCACGGGGGCGAGCATGCTTCGGCGACGCCTCGTCCACACGGCGGTAGATGGGGCGACCATAGCGATCTTTGAGCGGTCTGCCGTATCGGTCGCGGGCAATGCGCGAGTCGTCGAAGTTGCCTTCCATACCAATTAAGAATAGGCAACGACAGTGCACTAAGAGAACCGACACAGCAATACAAGTAGTGGTAGCGCTGGCGTTACCCTGCATGCGACGTGCTGAAAGGGTTTGGGACCGAAGAAGAATATGCTGGAAATATGTCCGCAATGAACCAGAACTACGAATGCGCAGTCAACGAGTCGGATGTTTATGTCAAGAGCCGACATGGTGTCCCTCGAGGGTTCTTCGCCTGTGAGGCGGCGGGGCTGGACTGGCTGCGCGAGGGCGAATCTGACGGTGGTGCGCGCGTCGTGGATGTGCTGGGCGTGAGCGGGCATGCGCTGAAATTGCGTCGAATTGAGTCGATGGCGCCGAATCCACAGGCAGCGTACGAGTTTGGAAAATCGTTGGCTATTACCCACAATCTGGGCGCCGCTGGCTGGGGTGCCGGCCCCGATGAGTGGGAGGGGCACGGCTACTTCGGTCCGCTGGATCAGCCACTACAGATGGACCTGACTCCACGGGAGAGCTTCGGTGAATACTGGGCGAAAGGACGTCTTCTGCCTGCGCTGGGAAAGTTGGAAAACTCCTACAATAACCGTCAGCTAGATATCTTTGACCAGCTCATTGATCGGCTCTTGGCTGGAGATTTCGACAACGAGCCAGACGCCGCGCGTGTCCACGGTGACCTGTGGTGGGGAAACCTCATGTGGGATGCAGACGGCGCGATCTTGATTGACCCCGCGGCACACGGCGGAGCCCGCGAGGAAGATCTGGCACTGCTGGCGCTATTCGGGGCAACGCACTTCGATGAGATCTTGCGTGGCTACGAATCTGTACATCCCCTGCCGGATTTCGCCGAGAGCTGCGAACTCCACCAGCTCTACGCGGTGCTCATGCACGCGGTGCTATTTGGTGGCGGATACGCCGGACAGGCAGCGGCAATGGCAGCGAAGTACGTGCGTTAGCTGGCGTTAGCAGCCTCCAGCACGCTAGCGATCTCCAGTAGCTCTGCCTCACCGCAGTGCACCGCACCGATGTTGACGCTGGTGGCGGGGAGCTTCGCATTGGGTGTGCTGCCGCTTGTGCCCGGCACAGCAATTGGCATGGACACGCTTGCCCACCCAGTCAGATTCCACAGCGACAACCACGGTGTCCACCGGGTTTGCTCGTCAAAGTCC
The nucleotide sequence above comes from Corynebacterium amycolatum. Encoded proteins:
- a CDS encoding pyruvate kinase, which codes for MAAQSPQDTATATDNTESGAAVPRLDDLISKVTDLITELDDVSVEASALLAEVPEERRRHAENLLHYAHLRTIDIRELQNSLHDLGVTSLTTVETFTRGRLELALNALLALAGRTSDIDVARIIADDERADIALDNNATELFGQERADVTSHIMVTLPAEAADDAELVESFAAAGMDLARINCAHDGPEQWSRMIDNVNAAAEKAGRRIFVSMDLAGPKLRTGDIEPGPRVGRARVVRDDAGTVISKSKIWLTPRLDEHPKPAPSDLPGRPALPLEADQGWLEQLQLEDVITLHDSRSAKRHFTVVRIDTDSEGEVEAVLAEGEKNAWIAEGTHLRSNYEVTRAGGVPPTVQKLRFHTGDEFILTSREEITTIPRTDDEIPRVSCSLPSAVAALKPGDPVLFDDGALGAEVVEVSETSSSEDSHVDARLRVLRTKPNGQPLAAHKGINLPNTDLPLNSLTDEDIEHLRFVVEHADIAAVSFIRTQGDAEYVYKVLDEITAEHEAAGREDLASKARNLGVVLKIETIPAFQNLPGIIIASMKRAKSGLMIARGDLAVELGFDRMGEVPGQILTLAQAAGVPTILGTQVLENMAKAGLPSRAEITDAAFALRAECVMLNKGPHITEAIAILNNLARKMGRSQRKSRIMLRKIRSWSD
- a CDS encoding DUF5926 family protein, with amino-acid sequence MGKKSRKKNNQAPEGMSRRQAKLAARAAERAALLGNPRPFKDFDEEADIVAVREFAPAVVIPVTVADAERDIKLCTVLPGGVAALTRAADQGNEAFVALQTQARTNDGAADLSRALAWARDAEPGQQLSAATDGEAAPLTDVLTAVDLDNMEVHQDFEWWIPKGIERTPMIEQNLAVANDAILPSYRLDAKAAGAVWWIDPGERAHIRWVRREDEKPLLDALARVHAADNLSLGEGTKFAGVFRTDGVLVPVWDLDNTKPHDHWIAAVEEADKRIAEALASEEPLTAEERKSRETIVSRQVTIRN
- a CDS encoding LCP family protein is translated as MEGNFDDSRIARDRYGRPLKDRYGRPIYRRVDEASPKHARPREADSRGASRRPIPPRPDRRSRAGAARPAPMPPRRSRPQPERRQAPLNETRIESRPPMNRTGSGRAGSDPRFPPPGYNPDADFQSSSQGSSQDYYSAPQAASSGRGGRRSSRGGAGARSSFHTRRMRLPRLRFKSIILVVVIFLVATMALVDIRLTRVDAFSGLTNRPANTMSSNWLLVGSDSRTGLSEEDAAKLSTGSGDFGQRTDTIMIAHIPVFGKPKLVSIPRDSFVDIPGNDKNKINAAFAFGGPQLLIDTVEKNTGIHIDHYAEIGFGGFAGVVDAVGGIEMCPEEAIDDPLAGLNIQAGCQKFDGASALGYVRTRATAQGDLDRVERQREFMSALMGRLKSPAVWLNPYRWIRLANAGTKAVLVGDGDHVWNLTWLMLRMLFGSDSLTVPTSGAMDTGYAGNVLLWDEIEAPTLFAELR
- a CDS encoding fructosamine kinase family protein, with translation MSAMNQNYECAVNESDVYVKSRHGVPRGFFACEAAGLDWLREGESDGGARVVDVLGVSGHALKLRRIESMAPNPQAAYEFGKSLAITHNLGAAGWGAGPDEWEGHGYFGPLDQPLQMDLTPRESFGEYWAKGRLLPALGKLENSYNNRQLDIFDQLIDRLLAGDFDNEPDAARVHGDLWWGNLMWDADGAILIDPAAHGGAREEDLALLALFGATHFDEILRGYESVHPLPDFAESCELHQLYAVLMHAVLFGGGYAGQAAAMAAKYVR